Proteins encoded together in one Caldisericaceae bacterium window:
- a CDS encoding LemA family protein, protein MGLIIFLVVLAILVLWFVGIYNGFITLKNRVENAWAQVDVQLKRRYDLIPNLVETVKGYAAHEKEIFEKLGELRAKALGAQSVKDIGETNNQITQTLKTLFAVAENYPELKANENFLKLQEELANTENKIAFARQFYNDVVMQYNAKQQRIPDVFVARLMNLTPKEYYPIEEEARGPVKVQF, encoded by the coding sequence ATGGGACTAATAATTTTTTTAGTAGTTTTAGCAATTTTAGTTTTGTGGTTTGTGGGTATTTATAATGGATTTATTACCCTTAAAAACCGTGTTGAAAATGCTTGGGCTCAAGTTGATGTGCAATTAAAAAGAAGATACGACCTTATTCCAAATCTTGTAGAGACTGTAAAAGGATATGCAGCACATGAAAAAGAGATCTTTGAAAAACTTGGCGAACTACGTGCAAAGGCATTAGGTGCTCAATCCGTTAAAGACATTGGAGAAACAAACAACCAAATCACCCAAACCCTTAAAACACTTTTTGCCGTTGCAGAGAACTATCCTGAGTTAAAGGCAAATGAGAACTTTTTGAAACTCCAAGAAGAACTTGCAAACACTGAGAATAAAATTGCTTTTGCAAGGCAATTCTATAATGATGTTGTAATGCAGTATAACGCAAAGCAGCAAAGAATCCCTGATGTGTTTGTTGCAAGATTGATGAATCTTACTCCAAAAGAATACTACCCAATTGAAGAGGAGGCAAGGGGTCCCGTAAAAGTTCAATTTTAG